In Leptolyngbya sp. FACHB-261, a genomic segment contains:
- the speY gene encoding homospermidine biosynthesis protein: protein MSKLLGQKLLPVPMPTEINVVDLIDQYFVAYNSARLREIAHLLKSEVMRDGVTVGLSLSGALTPAGFGVSLLAPLMRNGFVDYIISTGANLYHDMHYSLGLELYSSHPFVDDVKLRQEERIRIYDIIFNYDVLLQTDAFVREVLKAPAFQKRMGTAEFHYLLGKYVREVEIQLGIQNSCLLATAYECGVPIFTSSPGDSSIGMNVAAMALEGSQLVLDPSQDVNESAAIVYGARENDGKSAALILGGGSPKNFLLQTQPQIHEVLGLEERGHDYFIQITDARPDTGGLSGAVPSEAVSWGKVDPDALRDTVVCYTDSTIALPLLTAYVMNTCPVRPLKRLYDRRSELVATLQTDYLAALNKPAEEKKTQEFHLASVATAKEQDKEQSKEQPVATYPCGTPIRR, encoded by the coding sequence ATGTCTAAACTGCTTGGTCAAAAGCTACTTCCCGTTCCCATGCCCACCGAAATAAATGTGGTGGACCTGATCGATCAGTATTTCGTCGCTTACAACTCGGCTCGGCTGCGCGAGATTGCCCATCTGCTCAAGAGCGAAGTGATGCGCGACGGTGTCACTGTGGGTCTGAGTTTGTCAGGTGCATTAACACCTGCTGGTTTCGGGGTGTCGTTGCTGGCTCCGTTGATGCGCAATGGCTTTGTGGACTACATCATCAGCACCGGCGCGAACCTCTACCACGACATGCACTACAGCCTGGGGTTAGAGCTCTACAGCTCTCACCCCTTCGTAGACGACGTGAAACTGCGGCAAGAAGAGCGCATCCGCATCTACGACATCATCTTTAACTACGATGTCCTGCTGCAAACTGATGCTTTTGTGCGGGAAGTGCTGAAGGCTCCAGCGTTCCAGAAGCGTATGGGCACCGCCGAGTTCCATTACTTGCTGGGCAAGTATGTGCGCGAGGTCGAAATTCAACTGGGTATTCAGAACTCTTGTCTGCTGGCAACTGCCTACGAATGTGGGGTACCGATCTTCACCTCTTCACCCGGCGACAGTTCAATCGGTATGAACGTAGCTGCAATGGCACTAGAAGGTTCTCAGCTGGTGCTCGATCCTTCGCAAGACGTGAACGAGTCAGCTGCAATTGTCTATGGTGCCCGTGAAAACGACGGCAAGAGCGCAGCCCTGATCCTGGGTGGCGGTAGCCCCAAGAACTTCCTGCTGCAAACCCAGCCGCAGATTCACGAAGTTCTGGGCTTGGAAGAGCGTGGCCACGACTACTTTATTCAGATCACTGACGCTCGCCCTGACACTGGCGGTCTCTCCGGTGCCGTACCCAGTGAAGCCGTTAGCTGGGGCAAAGTCGACCCGGATGCTCTGCGCGACACCGTAGTTTGCTACACCGACAGCACAATCGCGCTGCCACTGCTCACCGCCTACGTAATGAACACCTGCCCAGTGCGTCCGCTGAAGCGGCTCTATGACCGACGCAGCGAGCTGGTAGCGACTTTGCAGACAGATTACCTGGCTGCGCTGAACAAGCCAGCGGAAGAGAAGAAGACCCAGGAATTCCATCTGGCATCCGTGGCTACTGCAAAAGAGCAAGACAAAGAGCAATCAAAGGAGCAACCCGTCGCCACCTACCCCTGCGGTACGCCGATCCGACGCTAA
- a CDS encoding class I SAM-dependent methyltransferase: MATRKDTLWEQFLAPVFKLFIDPQEIHRVHERIDWPTVTAQIARPDLTYPDYYRTGNFHGIEGGYLTTDAALSYDPVTRYVLPPGEEMVRNCLIQAVRSKPRRILDLGCGTGSSTLLLKKAFPQAEVIGLDLSPYMLAVAQLKAQQENLGITFRHGDAEATGLPNASFDLVTASLLFHETPPEVTECILREMFRLVTVGGECLILDGNQNTLRNTEWLNNVFEEPHINAYAAGNLNAWMQAAGFGAVQTQEHWWLHQVTRGVKPLAAPEPKVRTAKFETLSDLDGDLGFAGAGA; the protein is encoded by the coding sequence ATGGCGACCCGCAAAGACACTCTCTGGGAGCAATTCCTAGCCCCGGTCTTCAAGCTGTTCATTGACCCACAGGAAATCCACCGTGTTCATGAGCGCATTGATTGGCCGACGGTCACCGCCCAGATTGCTCGGCCCGATCTGACCTACCCTGACTACTACCGCACCGGCAACTTCCACGGCATCGAAGGTGGCTATCTCACCACCGATGCCGCTCTCAGCTACGACCCGGTGACTCGCTACGTTCTGCCGCCCGGTGAAGAAATGGTGCGCAACTGCTTGATTCAGGCAGTTCGCAGCAAGCCGCGCCGTATTCTCGACCTGGGCTGTGGCACCGGCTCAAGCACCTTGTTGCTCAAAAAAGCTTTTCCTCAAGCCGAGGTGATTGGGCTAGACCTGTCGCCCTACATGCTGGCGGTTGCTCAGCTCAAAGCTCAACAGGAAAACCTTGGCATCACCTTCCGCCACGGTGACGCTGAAGCCACTGGCTTGCCCAACGCTTCTTTTGATCTAGTCACAGCCTCGCTACTCTTTCATGAGACACCGCCAGAAGTGACCGAGTGCATTCTGCGCGAGATGTTCCGCCTGGTCACAGTAGGCGGCGAGTGCTTAATCCTAGATGGCAACCAGAACACACTGCGCAATACCGAGTGGCTGAACAACGTGTTCGAAGAGCCGCACATCAACGCCTACGCTGCTGGTAACCTCAACGCCTGGATGCAGGCAGCCGGTTTTGGTGCCGTACAGACCCAGGAGCATTGGTGGTTGCATCAGGTGACACGGGGCGTCAAACCACTGGCTGCGCCTGAACCGAAGGTGCGCACTGCCAAGTTCGAAACCCTAAGCGATTTGGACGGCGATCTGGGCTTTGCAGGCGCGGGAGCCTGA